The following are from one region of the Oryzias latipes chromosome 12, ASM223467v1 genome:
- the mamdc2 gene encoding MAM domain-containing protein 2 has protein sequence MLLICLLTFAGAAGAQSQLLPGSCNFESSTCGYTSEPDFMSWTLHKDGHFVAVEAESSASLDLGSGQGAEPTTEIMGTMISPVLEQEEWSCLRLVYQITESGSLEVLRRSAGDGLDKPLWSSQTPSESWVISSVDLPHTTEPYRLVMEGRPELRAGSSLAIFEIHISPGYCLDCDFEQPHLCGYKNQWNANVNWYVGGGKIQLLHNNMPYDHTYHNKTGHFMYVDSGHARTFVEVAKLASPMTTVPMSGCLTFQYQRNEGGGNLFSVYTRDRLGQYQELWRAGSEDQEEWGEALGEWIPVQVDLKAPYSVQVVFEVGFNSQTGGHIALDDISFSPEFCSSDTEPTFDPSIGNCDFESGLCRYTQESGSSWKVVSVKPNVFRNGDHTTGAGSFLLAHSRFGPRSTYVSRVLGPTLAGNMKYCLRFFFSLRGFNQTDQALAVYLQQHSGVQEQIWTQGEKSRGIWIAADVSFQTSKSAKVAFVSTCRSFWDCGSVALDDISMSLGDCELTAGLSSPPPPGNCDFEAGLCGYSQEKEKDAADWQRRRGPTPTSYTGPRADHTSGLGYYLHMEASPMLPGQSARLLSRSVRGGRGPQCLQFFYHMYGSGTGELRVLLNGEGQEALLWQQSGEQSVAWLRGQVQYQWDRPHQIIFEATRGSSVRSDIAIDDIILQGGPCPDKQVKASTVISNELH, from the exons ATGCTTCTCATCTGTCTTTTAACTTTTGCTG GCGCCGCCGGAGCCCAAAGCCAGCTTCTGCCAGGCTCATGCAACTTTGAGTCCAGCACCTGCGGATACACGTCAGAACCGGACTTCATGAGCTGGACCCTGCACAAAGATG GACATTTCGTTGCAGTGGAGGCAGAATCGAGCGCTAGCCTGGACCTTGGCTCAGGTCAGGGTGCAGAACCAACGACAGAGATCATGGGAACCATGATCAGTCCGGTTCTTGAGCAGGAGGAATGGAGCTGCCTGAGGCTTGTCTACCAGATCACAGAGTCGGGGAGCCTGGAGGTCCTGCGTCGCTCTGCGGGAGACGGCTTGGACAAGCCGCTGTGGAGCAGCCAGACCCCCTCCGAAAGCTGGGTCATCTCCAGTGTGGATCTGCCGCACACTACGGAGCCTTACAGG CTCGTCATGGAGGGCAGACCTGAGCTCAGAGCTGGAAGCAGCCTGGCCATTTTTGAGATCCACATCAGCCCCGGATACTGCCTGG ACTGTGATTTTGAGCAGCCCCACCTGTGTGGCTACAAGAACCAGTGGAACGCAAACGTGAACTGGTACGTGGGGGGAGGCAAGATCCAGCTGCTGCACAACAACATGCCCTATGACCACACCTACCACAACAAGACAG GTCACTTCATGTACGTGGACTCTGGCCACGCCAGGACCTTCGTTGAGGTGGCCAAACTTGCGTCTCCCATGACGACAGTGCCAATGTCCGGGTGTTTGACCTTTCAGTACCAGCGTAACGAGGGGGGAGGGAACctgttctctgtttacacccgGGACCGTCTGGGTCAGTACCAGGAGCTGTGGAGGGCGGGATCAGAGGACCAGGAAGAGTGGGGTGAGGCTCTTGGAGAATGGATCCCCGTGCAGGTGGACCTCAAGGCTCCGTACTCGGTGCAG GTCGTCTTTGAAGTGGGCTTCAACAGTCAGACTGGGGGGCACATTGCGCTTGATGACATCTCCTTCTCTCCAGAGTTTTGCAGCTCAGACACAG AGCCGACCTTTGACCCTTCCATCGGCAACTGTGACTTTGAGTCGGGTCTCTGCCGCTACACACAAGAGTCAGGGTCATCGTGGAAGGTGGTGTCCGTGAAGCCCAACGTCTTCAGGAATGGAGACCACACCACGGGGGCAG GGTCGTTCCTGCTGGCCCATTCCCGGTTTGGCCCGCGCTCCACATACGTGAGCCGAGTACTGGGTCCAACTCTGGCTGGGAACATGAAGTACTGCCTCAGATTCTTCTTTTCGCTGAGAG GCTTCAACCAGACGGACCAGGCTTTAGCTGTTTATCTGCAGCAGCACAGCGGGGTCCAGGAACAGATCTGGACTCAGGGGGAGAAGTCCAGAGGGATCTGGATCGCAGCAGACGTCAGCTTCCAGACCTCAAAGTCTGCCAAG GTGGCTTTCGTCAGCACCTGCAGGAGCTTCTGGGACTGCGGCTCTGTGGCTCTGGACGACATCAGCATGAGTCTGGGAGACTGCGAGCTGACGGCAG GTTTGTCGTCGCCGCCCCCTCCAGGAAACTGCGACTTCGAAGCAGGACTGTGTGGTTATTCCCAGGAGAAGGAGAAAGATGCTGCTGACTGGCAGAGGAGAAGAGGACCCACCCCCACCTCCTACACTGGGCCCAGAGCGGACCACACCAGTGGCTTGG GATACTACCTGCACATGGAGGCATCGCCCATGCTGCCCGGACAGAGTGCACGGCTGCTGTCCCGGTCGGTCCGGGGGGGGCGGGGCCCTCAGTGTCTGCAGTTCTTCTACCACATGTACGGCTCCGGCACGGGTGAACTCAGAGTCCTCCTCAACGGAGAAGGCCAGGAGGCGTTGCTATGGCAACAGAGTGGGGAGCAGAGCGTCGCCTGGCTGAGGGGTCAAGTGCAGTACCAGTGGGACAGACCCCACCAG